GTAGCGGGTGGCCATGCTGATCATCCAGATGGGGATGATGGTCGAGAGCATCAGCACGGCAAAGACGATGCGGCCGCCGAATTTATCGGTCCACATGCCGAGCGGCAGCCGGATCAGCGACCCGGTGAGGATGGGCGTCGCCGCCAGCAGACCGAACTGGGTATCGGTCAGTTGCAGACCGGTCTTGATCGGAATGCCGATGATGGAGAACATCACCCACACCGCGAAACAGACGGTGAAGGCCGTGGTGTTCATGGTCAGGACGGAGAGCTGTTTCTGCTTGTAGGTCGCCATGGTTTGCCTCCTGTTTCGGTTGGGCTTCCATAGGTCCCATGGGTCTCATAGGACTTATGGGACCTATTTGGTGATCTGTCGCCGGTTCCAGATCACCACCTGGTAGGGACGCGCCAGGTAGGACAGGGGCACACTGACCACATGCACCAGCCGGGAGAACGGAAAGATGGCCACCAGGAAAAAGGCGTTGACCGCATGCACCTTGACCACGGCCGGCAATACCGCCAGGTACTGCACCTGGGGGTCGAGCTTCACCAGCGACCAGAGCCAGGGGGTGGCGGTGTGCAGGTACCAGACGCCGCCCCAGCGCAGGGTGAAGGCGATATAGACGCCCGTCGCCACCTGAACCAGCAGGGCGGCGAGCAGGACCCAGTCGACCACCGAAGTGACGGCGGCCACCCGGTCGTTGGTTGCCCGGCGCAGGATCAGCAGGGCCACGGCGACGACGGTGGCTATTCCCAACGCCATGCCGCTCACTTCCAGCAGGTAGAGCCGCAGCGGCCGCCCCAGCACCATCCCCCAACCTTCCGGGAAGAGAAAGGCCAGCAGATGGGCGAGCAGGATGAGCAGGATGGCGTAGTGCCAGGGAACCGAGCCCCAGAAGAGCACCCGGCTCTCCAGGAACTGCGAGGACTGGGACGACCAGGAGTAGCGGTCGATGCAGTAGCGGTAGAAACCGACCGCCACCGCCAGCGCCACCGCCACGTACGGGAAGATGCCAAACAGAATGAGATCGGTCATGGTTCCAACTCCTTTTCTCGGCCGCCGGCATGCGCCGCAACCGCCGTCGCGAATTCCCCGGAAAGAAAACTCTGCAGGGCGCGGAGGACATCCCCGTAGGGATGCTCCCCATCCTCGATCCCCTGGATGATTTTGACCAGCGCCGGCCGCAGGCCGTCGTTCATCAGCTCGGCACGGGCCGTCACATCCTGAGCCTTCGCCAGAAACCGCAGCACCTCGCTCAGGTGATCGACCAGCTCAGCGCCGGGGATGTAGCCATGCCTGCGGTAGCACTCCTGGAGCTTGACCAGAAACAGGGTGCGCTGCTTGCTCTCGCCGAAGAGCTGATAGCCGACGTAGGGATGG
This genomic stretch from Desulfuromonadales bacterium harbors:
- the narI gene encoding respiratory nitrate reductase subunit gamma encodes the protein MTDLILFGIFPYVAVALAVAVGFYRYCIDRYSWSSQSSQFLESRVLFWGSVPWHYAILLILLAHLLAFLFPEGWGMVLGRPLRLYLLEVSGMALGIATVVAVALLILRRATNDRVAAVTSVVDWVLLAALLVQVATGVYIAFTLRWGGVWYLHTATPWLWSLVKLDPQVQYLAVLPAVVKVHAVNAFFLVAIFPFSRLVHVVSVPLSYLARPYQVVIWNRRQITK
- the narJ gene encoding nitrate reductase molybdenum cofactor assembly chaperone — translated: MSAALATHQELCRHFAALLSYPHGEMGGAARTCQRLLAEYHRPAAAELERFCAFIEAQAAARVEEIYTATFDLQPVCHPYVGYQLFGESKQRTLFLVKLQECYRRHGYIPGAELVDHLSEVLRFLAKAQDVTARAELMNDGLRPALVKIIQGIEDGEHPYGDVLRALQSFLSGEFATAVAAHAGGREKELEP